A window of the Brassica napus cultivar Da-Ae chromosome A2, Da-Ae, whole genome shotgun sequence genome harbors these coding sequences:
- the LOC106419750 gene encoding WAT1-related protein At1g68170 isoform X2, which produces MVRKICEMWREMKAITAMVVVQIATAVLNILFKLAVVDGMEPRVLVAYRLFFATLFMIPLSLIFQSAVLPSIFTITGLALTSATFASAAAVLTPLITFVLAAFLRMESVRFGTREGKAKVFGTLFGVGGALIFIFYRGKDIHMWSTHVDLMNKSHDFSRDASHHISILGALFVFGGNFSYAFWLLLQVKVGKQFGGAYWNATLMNLTGSVVAVIIALCWNCDLKEWKLGWNIRLFTIAYASIVMSGMVIAVNAWCVESRGPLFVSVFSPVALVVVALVGSFILNETLHVGSIIGTVIIVGGLYLVLWGKNKEMKSITPTSDYIETNKTTSKDISLKNLPTLSTNVP; this is translated from the exons aTGGTTAGGAAAATATGTGAAATGTGGAGAGAAATGAAGGCTATAACGGCAATGGTGGTGGTTCAAATAGCAACAGCAGTGTTGAATATTTTATTCAAGCTTGCGGTGGTAGATGGTATGGAGCCAAGAGTTCTCGTGGCTTATCGTCTCTTCTTCGCTACACTTTTCATGATTCCCCTTTCTCTTATCTTTCAAAG TGCGGTGTTACCGAGTATCTTCACCATTACGGGCCTGGCTCTAACGTCAGCAACATTCGCTTCTGCTGCTGCCGTTCTAACTCCCTTGATCACTTTCGTATTGGCTGCATTTCTTAG GATGGAGAGTGTAAGGTTTGGAACAAGAGAAGGGAAGGCTAAAGTTTTTGGGACACTCTTTGGTGTTGGTGGAGCTCTTATCTTTATATTCTACAGAGGAAAAGATATTCATATGTGGTCAACGCACGTTGACCTAATGAACAAATCACATGACTTCTCACGTGATGCCTCCCACCATATTTCTATCCTCGGggctctttttgtttttggtggCAACTTTTCCTATGCATTTTGGCTACTATTGCAG GTAAAAGTAGGCAAACAATTTGGAGGGGCTTACTGGAACGCGACGCTAATGAACCTGACGGGAAGCGTTGTGGCTGTTATTATTGCTCTTTGCTGGAATTGCGATTTGAAGGAATGGAAATTAGGATGGAATATCAGGCTCTTTACGATTGCGTATGCG TCAATTGTGATGTCCGGAATGGTGATAGCAGTCAACGCATGGTGCGTCGAATCTAGAGGACCCTTATTTGTATCGGTATTTAGCCCTGTAGCACTTGTCGTCGTAGCTCTTGTTGGATCATTTATTCTAAACGAAACACTTCACGTGGGGAG CATAATTGGTACAGTGATTATTGTGGGAGGATTATACCTTGTGCTATGGggtaaaaacaaagaaatgaaGAGTATCACTCCGACCTCGGATTATATTGAAACAAATAAGACTACTAGCAAAGACATCTCCCTCAAGAATCTCCCAACATTAAGTACAAATGTCCCTTGA
- the LOC106419750 gene encoding WAT1-related protein At1g68170 isoform X1 → MVRKICEMWREMKAITAMVVVQIATAVLNILFKLAVVDGMEPRVLVAYRLFFATLFMIPLSLIFQREKRPEFTWNLLLLALLSGLLGAVLPSIFTITGLALTSATFASAAAVLTPLITFVLAAFLRMESVRFGTREGKAKVFGTLFGVGGALIFIFYRGKDIHMWSTHVDLMNKSHDFSRDASHHISILGALFVFGGNFSYAFWLLLQVKVGKQFGGAYWNATLMNLTGSVVAVIIALCWNCDLKEWKLGWNIRLFTIAYASIVMSGMVIAVNAWCVESRGPLFVSVFSPVALVVVALVGSFILNETLHVGSIIGTVIIVGGLYLVLWGKNKEMKSITPTSDYIETNKTTSKDISLKNLPTLSTNVP, encoded by the exons aTGGTTAGGAAAATATGTGAAATGTGGAGAGAAATGAAGGCTATAACGGCAATGGTGGTGGTTCAAATAGCAACAGCAGTGTTGAATATTTTATTCAAGCTTGCGGTGGTAGATGGTATGGAGCCAAGAGTTCTCGTGGCTTATCGTCTCTTCTTCGCTACACTTTTCATGATTCCCCTTTCTCTTATCTTTCAAAG GGAGAAGAGGCCAGAGTTTACATGGAATCTTCTCTTACTAGCACTTCTCTCGGGGCTACTGGG TGCGGTGTTACCGAGTATCTTCACCATTACGGGCCTGGCTCTAACGTCAGCAACATTCGCTTCTGCTGCTGCCGTTCTAACTCCCTTGATCACTTTCGTATTGGCTGCATTTCTTAG GATGGAGAGTGTAAGGTTTGGAACAAGAGAAGGGAAGGCTAAAGTTTTTGGGACACTCTTTGGTGTTGGTGGAGCTCTTATCTTTATATTCTACAGAGGAAAAGATATTCATATGTGGTCAACGCACGTTGACCTAATGAACAAATCACATGACTTCTCACGTGATGCCTCCCACCATATTTCTATCCTCGGggctctttttgtttttggtggCAACTTTTCCTATGCATTTTGGCTACTATTGCAG GTAAAAGTAGGCAAACAATTTGGAGGGGCTTACTGGAACGCGACGCTAATGAACCTGACGGGAAGCGTTGTGGCTGTTATTATTGCTCTTTGCTGGAATTGCGATTTGAAGGAATGGAAATTAGGATGGAATATCAGGCTCTTTACGATTGCGTATGCG TCAATTGTGATGTCCGGAATGGTGATAGCAGTCAACGCATGGTGCGTCGAATCTAGAGGACCCTTATTTGTATCGGTATTTAGCCCTGTAGCACTTGTCGTCGTAGCTCTTGTTGGATCATTTATTCTAAACGAAACACTTCACGTGGGGAG CATAATTGGTACAGTGATTATTGTGGGAGGATTATACCTTGTGCTATGGggtaaaaacaaagaaatgaaGAGTATCACTCCGACCTCGGATTATATTGAAACAAATAAGACTACTAGCAAAGACATCTCCCTCAAGAATCTCCCAACATTAAGTACAAATGTCCCTTGA